A genomic window from Purpureocillium takamizusanense chromosome 2, complete sequence includes:
- the PHM7 gene encoding phosphate metabolism protein 7 (EggNog:ENOG503NW23~TransMembrane:11 (o28-52i111-130o161-180i416-440o460-485i506-523o559-584i604-626o632-650i671-689o695-716i)~COG:S), with amino-acid sequence MGAFISWIKKNLPADDREGSANTPPQSAWAMVDTLVPVLVISVIYIIIFLIFRRSQRRFYAPRTYLGSLRENERSPDLGTGWFSWFGTFWKLPDAHALTHQGLDAYLFLRYLRVACIITLFSLAVTWAILFPVNATGHNGQTQLEVLSYSNINPDTEGSRYFAHALVAWVVYGFVMYMIMRECIFYINLRQAYLLTPHYANRISSRTVLFTSVPDEYLNEAKIREMFNNSVRYVWIAGQTKELDKLVEERDKVAMKLEGAEVKLLKLVNKARTKAATKGDAPPATNNGHNDDAAADTETGSIAARWVPDKKRPSHRLGPLGLVGKKVDTIDWARAELQRTVPETEKMQADWAAGDFKKANAVFVEFMNQADAQAAYQVLTHHQALHMTPKVVGVKPEEVVWKSLSIPWWQLVIRRYAVYAFIAVLIIFWAIPVAIVGLIAQVNTLKQLPGLTWLDSIPKPILGVVSGLLPSVALSILMSYVPIIMRGCAKLAGTPTLSRVELFTQNAYFVFQVVQVFLIRSVFDAASTALVKIVNDPSSVFTTLGQTIPTSSNFYISYFMLQGLTIATGVVTQVVGMFVFRILYKFLAGTPRAMYNKWTTLSGILWGSLLPVYTNIICISIIYSVIAPFMLFWSSIAMGLFYLAYRYNILFVSETTVDTQGLIYPRALKQLFTGVYLAEIVMIGMFAVTKAPGPAVLMAIFLVFSILYHMTISRYLDPLLYGLPRSVQAREQAIQSGLGSPASPAQAEEGLGRNKESNESATAEKKTDVSPEHAVPKKEGNIITRFLKPWVFYDYERLRSMMPSQDDVDFDRMYSDEVERTAYMAPSVTSKAPTLWIPRDGAGVSRQEVALTSKVIPISDEGATLDEKNNIVWDTEGARPPIWDEKIYY; translated from the exons ATGGGCGCCTTCATTAGCTGGATCAAGAAGAACCTTCCCGCGGATGATCGGGAGGGTTCGGCGAACACGCCACCGCAGTCGGCATGGG CCATGGTCGATACACTCGTCCCGGTCCTGGTCATCTCGGTGATATACATCATCATCTTTCTCATCTTCCGCAGATCACAGCGGCGCTTCTACGCGCCCAGGACGTACCTGGGCTCCCTTCGTGAAAA CGAACGGAGCCCCGACCTGGGTACCGGCTGGTTCAGCTGGTTCGGCACTTTCTGGAAGCTCCCAGACGCCCATGCCCTCACTCATCAGGGCCTGGACGCCTACCTCTTCCTGCGCTACCTGCGTGTCGCCTGCATCATCACCCTGTTCTCGCTTGCCGTGACCTGGGCCATTCTGTTTCCCGTCAACGCGACGGGCCACAATGGTCAGACGCAGCTCGAAGTGCTCTCGTACAGCAACATCAACCCCGACACCGAGGGCAGTCGCTACTTTGCCCACGCTCTCGTCGCATGGGTTGTCTACGGCTTCGTCATGTACATGATTATGCGCGAGTGCATCTTCTACATCAACCTGCGCCAGGCCTACCTGCTCACGCCGCACTACGCGAACCGCATCTCCTCGCGCACCGTCCTCTTCACGAGCGTGCCCGACGAGTATCTCAACGAGGCCAAGATTCGCGAAATGTTCAACAACTCAGTCAGGTATGTCTGGATCGCCGGGCAAACCAAGGAACTtgacaagctcgtcgaggagcgggACAAGGTCGCCATGAAGCTCGAGGGTGCAGAGGTCAAGCTCCTTAAGCTCGTCAACAAGGCTCGCACCAAGGCCGCCACCAAGGGCGACGCCCCACCCGCCACCAACAACGGccacaacgacgacgccgcagccgacaccgagacgggcagcatcgccgctcGCTGGGTCCCCGACAAGAAGCGCCCTTCGCACCGCCTCGGGCCCCTAggcctcgtcggcaagaAGGTCGACACCATCGACTGGGCCCGCGCAGAACTCCAGCGCACCGTCCCCGAGACGGAGAAGATGCAGGCCGactgggccgccggcgacttCAAGAAGGCCAATGCCGTGTTCGTCGAGTTCATGAACCAGGCCGATGCCCAGGCCGCGTACCAGGtcctcacccaccaccaggcCTTGCATATGACGCCCAAGGTGGTAGGCGTCAAGCCCGAGGAGGTTGTCTGGAAGAGCCTCTCGATCCCCTGGTGGCAACTCGTCATCCGACGCTACGCCGTCTACGCTTTCATCGCCGTGCTCATCATCTTCTGGGCTATTCCGGTTGCCATTGTCGGTCTCATCGCCCAGGTGAACACGCTGAAGCAGCTCCCGGGCTTGACGTGGCTCGACTCGATCCCCAAG CCTATTCTTGGTGTCGTGTCTGGTCTGCTGCCGTCGGTTGCCTTGTCCATCCTCATGTCCTATgtgcccatcatcatgcgTGGCTGCGCCAAGCTCGCAGGCACGCCGACCCTGTCCCGTGTCGAGCTCTTCACGCAAAACGCCTACTTTGTGTTCCAAGTGGTGCAGGTCTTCCTCATTCGATCCGTCTTTgacgcggcgtcgacagctcTCGTCAAGATTGTCAACGACCCCAGCTCCGTCTTCACGACGCTGGGCCAGACGATTCCCACGTCGTCCAACTTCTACATTTCGTACTTTATGCTCCAGGGTCTCACGATTGCCACTGGCGTCGTGACGCAGGTTGTGGGCATGTTTGTGTTCCGCATCCTGTACAAGTTCCTGGCGggcacgccgcgcgccatgTACAACAAGTGGACGACGCTCAGCGGTATTCTCTGGGGCAGCCTTCTCCCCGTCTACACCAATATCATTTGCATCA GCATCATCTATTCGGTCATTGCTCCATTCATGCTCTTCTGGTCTTCCATTGCCATGGGCCTGTTCTATCTTGCCTATCGTTACAACATCCTCTTCGTCTCGGAGACGACGGTCGACACGCAGGGCCTGATCTATCCCCGTGCTCTGAAGCAGCTGTTCACGGGCGTCTACCTAGCCGAGATTGTCATGATTGGCATGTTTGCCGTCACCAAGGCTCCGGGCCCGGCTGTACTGATGGCCATtttcctcgtcttctcgaTTCTCTACCACATGACGATCTCGAGATACCTCGACCCCCTGCTGTACGGACTTCCTCGCAGCGTCCAAGCTCGGGAGCAGGCGATCCAGTCGGGTCTgggctcgcccgcctcgccggcgcaggcggaAGAGGGCCTTGGACGCAACAAGGAGTCGAACGagagcgcgacggcggagaagaagacagACGTCAGCCCAGAGCACGCGGTGCCGAAGAAGGAGGgcaacatcatcaccaggTTCCTGAAGCCGTGGGTCTTTTACGACTACGAGAGACTTCGCAGCATGATGCCTAGCCAGGACGACGTAGACTTTGACCGGATGTACTCGGACGAGGTGGAGCGGACGGCGTAcatggcgccgtcggtgaCGAGCAAGGCCCCAACGCTGTGGATCCCgcgagacggcgcgggcgtgtcgCGGCAGGAGGTTGCGCTAACGAGCAAGGTGATTCCCATctcggacgagggcgccacGCTGGACGAGAAGAACAACATTGTGTGGGACACGGAGGGCGCGCGTCCGCCCATCTGGGACGAGAAGATCTACTACTAG
- the PHM7 gene encoding phosphate metabolism protein 7, variant 3 (TransMembrane:8 (i241-265o285-310i331-348o384-409i429-451o457-475i496-514o520-541i)~EggNog:ENOG503NW23~COG:S) gives MYMIMRECIFYINLRQAYLLTPHYANRISSRTVLFTSVPDEYLNEAKIREMFNNSVRYVWIAGQTKELDKLVEERDKVAMKLEGAEVKLLKLVNKARTKAATKGDAPPATNNGHNDDAAADTETGSIAARWVPDKKRPSHRLGPLGLVGKKVDTIDWARAELQRTVPETEKMQADWAAGDFKKANAVFVEFMNQADAQAAYQVLTHHQALHMTPKVVGVKPEEVVWKSLSIPWWQLVIRRYAVYAFIAVLIIFWAIPVAIVGLIAQVNTLKQLPGLTWLDSIPKPILGVVSGLLPSVALSILMSYVPIIMRGCAKLAGTPTLSRVELFTQNAYFVFQVVQVFLIRSVFDAASTALVKIVNDPSSVFTTLGQTIPTSSNFYISYFMLQGLTIATGVVTQVVGMFVFRILYKFLAGTPRAMYNKWTTLSGILWGSLLPVYTNIICISIIYSVIAPFMLFWSSIAMGLFYLAYRYNILFVSETTVDTQGLIYPRALKQLFTGVYLAEIVMIGMFAVTKAPGPAVLMAIFLVFSILYHMTISRYLDPLLYGLPRSVQAREQAIQSGLGSPASPAQAEEGLGRNKESNESATAEKKTDVSPEHAVPKKEGNIITRFLKPWVFYDYERLRSMMPSQDDVDFDRMYSDEVERTAYMAPSVTSKAPTLWIPRDGAGVSRQEVALTSKVIPISDEGATLDEKNNIVWDTEGARPPIWDEKIYY, from the exons ATGTACATGATTATGCGCGAGTGCATCTTCTACATCAACCTGCGCCAGGCCTACCTGCTCACGCCGCACTACGCGAACCGCATCTCCTCGCGCACCGTCCTCTTCACGAGCGTGCCCGACGAGTATCTCAACGAGGCCAAGATTCGCGAAATGTTCAACAACTCAGTCAGGTATGTCTGGATCGCCGGGCAAACCAAGGAACTtgacaagctcgtcgaggagcgggACAAGGTCGCCATGAAGCTCGAGGGTGCAGAGGTCAAGCTCCTTAAGCTCGTCAACAAGGCTCGCACCAAGGCCGCCACCAAGGGCGACGCCCCACCCGCCACCAACAACGGccacaacgacgacgccgcagccgacaccgagacgggcagcatcgccgctcGCTGGGTCCCCGACAAGAAGCGCCCTTCGCACCGCCTCGGGCCCCTAggcctcgtcggcaagaAGGTCGACACCATCGACTGGGCCCGCGCAGAACTCCAGCGCACCGTCCCCGAGACGGAGAAGATGCAGGCCGactgggccgccggcgacttCAAGAAGGCCAATGCCGTGTTCGTCGAGTTCATGAACCAGGCCGATGCCCAGGCCGCGTACCAGGtcctcacccaccaccaggcCTTGCATATGACGCCCAAGGTGGTAGGCGTCAAGCCCGAGGAGGTTGTCTGGAAGAGCCTCTCGATCCCCTGGTGGCAACTCGTCATCCGACGCTACGCCGTCTACGCTTTCATCGCCGTGCTCATCATCTTCTGGGCTATTCCGGTTGCCATTGTCGGTCTCATCGCCCAGGTGAACACGCTGAAGCAGCTCCCGGGCTTGACGTGGCTCGACTCGATCCCCAAG CCTATTCTTGGTGTCGTGTCTGGTCTGCTGCCGTCGGTTGCCTTGTCCATCCTCATGTCCTATgtgcccatcatcatgcgTGGCTGCGCCAAGCTCGCAGGCACGCCGACCCTGTCCCGTGTCGAGCTCTTCACGCAAAACGCCTACTTTGTGTTCCAAGTGGTGCAGGTCTTCCTCATTCGATCCGTCTTTgacgcggcgtcgacagctcTCGTCAAGATTGTCAACGACCCCAGCTCCGTCTTCACGACGCTGGGCCAGACGATTCCCACGTCGTCCAACTTCTACATTTCGTACTTTATGCTCCAGGGTCTCACGATTGCCACTGGCGTCGTGACGCAGGTTGTGGGCATGTTTGTGTTCCGCATCCTGTACAAGTTCCTGGCGggcacgccgcgcgccatgTACAACAAGTGGACGACGCTCAGCGGTATTCTCTGGGGCAGCCTTCTCCCCGTCTACACCAATATCATTTGCATCA GCATCATCTATTCGGTCATTGCTCCATTCATGCTCTTCTGGTCTTCCATTGCCATGGGCCTGTTCTATCTTGCCTATCGTTACAACATCCTCTTCGTCTCGGAGACGACGGTCGACACGCAGGGCCTGATCTATCCCCGTGCTCTGAAGCAGCTGTTCACGGGCGTCTACCTAGCCGAGATTGTCATGATTGGCATGTTTGCCGTCACCAAGGCTCCGGGCCCGGCTGTACTGATGGCCATtttcctcgtcttctcgaTTCTCTACCACATGACGATCTCGAGATACCTCGACCCCCTGCTGTACGGACTTCCTCGCAGCGTCCAAGCTCGGGAGCAGGCGATCCAGTCGGGTCTgggctcgcccgcctcgccggcgcaggcggaAGAGGGCCTTGGACGCAACAAGGAGTCGAACGagagcgcgacggcggagaagaagacagACGTCAGCCCAGAGCACGCGGTGCCGAAGAAGGAGGgcaacatcatcaccaggTTCCTGAAGCCGTGGGTCTTTTACGACTACGAGAGACTTCGCAGCATGATGCCTAGCCAGGACGACGTAGACTTTGACCGGATGTACTCGGACGAGGTGGAGCGGACGGCGTAcatggcgccgtcggtgaCGAGCAAGGCCCCAACGCTGTGGATCCCgcgagacggcgcgggcgtgtcgCGGCAGGAGGTTGCGCTAACGAGCAAGGTGATTCCCATctcggacgagggcgccacGCTGGACGAGAAGAACAACATTGTGTGGGACACGGAGGGCGCGCGTCCGCCCATCTGGGACGAGAAGATCTACTACTAG
- the PHM7 gene encoding phosphate metabolism protein 7, variant 2 (EggNog:ENOG503NW23~TransMembrane:11 (o6-23i81-100o131-150i386-410o430-455i476-493o529-554i574-596o602-620i641-659o665-686i)~COG:S), with the protein MVDTLVPVLVISVIYIIIFLIFRRSQRRFYAPRTYLGSLRENERSPDLGTGWFSWFGTFWKLPDAHALTHQGLDAYLFLRYLRVACIITLFSLAVTWAILFPVNATGHNGQTQLEVLSYSNINPDTEGSRYFAHALVAWVVYGFVMYMIMRECIFYINLRQAYLLTPHYANRISSRTVLFTSVPDEYLNEAKIREMFNNSVRYVWIAGQTKELDKLVEERDKVAMKLEGAEVKLLKLVNKARTKAATKGDAPPATNNGHNDDAAADTETGSIAARWVPDKKRPSHRLGPLGLVGKKVDTIDWARAELQRTVPETEKMQADWAAGDFKKANAVFVEFMNQADAQAAYQVLTHHQALHMTPKVVGVKPEEVVWKSLSIPWWQLVIRRYAVYAFIAVLIIFWAIPVAIVGLIAQVNTLKQLPGLTWLDSIPKPILGVVSGLLPSVALSILMSYVPIIMRGCAKLAGTPTLSRVELFTQNAYFVFQVVQVFLIRSVFDAASTALVKIVNDPSSVFTTLGQTIPTSSNFYISYFMLQGLTIATGVVTQVVGMFVFRILYKFLAGTPRAMYNKWTTLSGILWGSLLPVYTNIICISIIYSVIAPFMLFWSSIAMGLFYLAYRYNILFVSETTVDTQGLIYPRALKQLFTGVYLAEIVMIGMFAVTKAPGPAVLMAIFLVFSILYHMTISRYLDPLLYGLPRSVQAREQAIQSGLGSPASPAQAEEGLGRNKESNESATAEKKTDVSPEHAVPKKEGNIITRFLKPWVFYDYERLRSMMPSQDDVDFDRMYSDEVERTAYMAPSVTSKAPTLWIPRDGAGVSRQEVALTSKVIPISDEGATLDEKNNIVWDTEGARPPIWDEKIYY; encoded by the exons ATGGTCGATACACTCGTCCCGGTCCTGGTCATCTCGGTGATATACATCATCATCTTTCTCATCTTCCGCAGATCACAGCGGCGCTTCTACGCGCCCAGGACGTACCTGGGCTCCCTTCGTGAAAA CGAACGGAGCCCCGACCTGGGTACCGGCTGGTTCAGCTGGTTCGGCACTTTCTGGAAGCTCCCAGACGCCCATGCCCTCACTCATCAGGGCCTGGACGCCTACCTCTTCCTGCGCTACCTGCGTGTCGCCTGCATCATCACCCTGTTCTCGCTTGCCGTGACCTGGGCCATTCTGTTTCCCGTCAACGCGACGGGCCACAATGGTCAGACGCAGCTCGAAGTGCTCTCGTACAGCAACATCAACCCCGACACCGAGGGCAGTCGCTACTTTGCCCACGCTCTCGTCGCATGGGTTGTCTACGGCTTCGTCATGTACATGATTATGCGCGAGTGCATCTTCTACATCAACCTGCGCCAGGCCTACCTGCTCACGCCGCACTACGCGAACCGCATCTCCTCGCGCACCGTCCTCTTCACGAGCGTGCCCGACGAGTATCTCAACGAGGCCAAGATTCGCGAAATGTTCAACAACTCAGTCAGGTATGTCTGGATCGCCGGGCAAACCAAGGAACTtgacaagctcgtcgaggagcgggACAAGGTCGCCATGAAGCTCGAGGGTGCAGAGGTCAAGCTCCTTAAGCTCGTCAACAAGGCTCGCACCAAGGCCGCCACCAAGGGCGACGCCCCACCCGCCACCAACAACGGccacaacgacgacgccgcagccgacaccgagacgggcagcatcgccgctcGCTGGGTCCCCGACAAGAAGCGCCCTTCGCACCGCCTCGGGCCCCTAggcctcgtcggcaagaAGGTCGACACCATCGACTGGGCCCGCGCAGAACTCCAGCGCACCGTCCCCGAGACGGAGAAGATGCAGGCCGactgggccgccggcgacttCAAGAAGGCCAATGCCGTGTTCGTCGAGTTCATGAACCAGGCCGATGCCCAGGCCGCGTACCAGGtcctcacccaccaccaggcCTTGCATATGACGCCCAAGGTGGTAGGCGTCAAGCCCGAGGAGGTTGTCTGGAAGAGCCTCTCGATCCCCTGGTGGCAACTCGTCATCCGACGCTACGCCGTCTACGCTTTCATCGCCGTGCTCATCATCTTCTGGGCTATTCCGGTTGCCATTGTCGGTCTCATCGCCCAGGTGAACACGCTGAAGCAGCTCCCGGGCTTGACGTGGCTCGACTCGATCCCCAAG CCTATTCTTGGTGTCGTGTCTGGTCTGCTGCCGTCGGTTGCCTTGTCCATCCTCATGTCCTATgtgcccatcatcatgcgTGGCTGCGCCAAGCTCGCAGGCACGCCGACCCTGTCCCGTGTCGAGCTCTTCACGCAAAACGCCTACTTTGTGTTCCAAGTGGTGCAGGTCTTCCTCATTCGATCCGTCTTTgacgcggcgtcgacagctcTCGTCAAGATTGTCAACGACCCCAGCTCCGTCTTCACGACGCTGGGCCAGACGATTCCCACGTCGTCCAACTTCTACATTTCGTACTTTATGCTCCAGGGTCTCACGATTGCCACTGGCGTCGTGACGCAGGTTGTGGGCATGTTTGTGTTCCGCATCCTGTACAAGTTCCTGGCGggcacgccgcgcgccatgTACAACAAGTGGACGACGCTCAGCGGTATTCTCTGGGGCAGCCTTCTCCCCGTCTACACCAATATCATTTGCATCA GCATCATCTATTCGGTCATTGCTCCATTCATGCTCTTCTGGTCTTCCATTGCCATGGGCCTGTTCTATCTTGCCTATCGTTACAACATCCTCTTCGTCTCGGAGACGACGGTCGACACGCAGGGCCTGATCTATCCCCGTGCTCTGAAGCAGCTGTTCACGGGCGTCTACCTAGCCGAGATTGTCATGATTGGCATGTTTGCCGTCACCAAGGCTCCGGGCCCGGCTGTACTGATGGCCATtttcctcgtcttctcgaTTCTCTACCACATGACGATCTCGAGATACCTCGACCCCCTGCTGTACGGACTTCCTCGCAGCGTCCAAGCTCGGGAGCAGGCGATCCAGTCGGGTCTgggctcgcccgcctcgccggcgcaggcggaAGAGGGCCTTGGACGCAACAAGGAGTCGAACGagagcgcgacggcggagaagaagacagACGTCAGCCCAGAGCACGCGGTGCCGAAGAAGGAGGgcaacatcatcaccaggTTCCTGAAGCCGTGGGTCTTTTACGACTACGAGAGACTTCGCAGCATGATGCCTAGCCAGGACGACGTAGACTTTGACCGGATGTACTCGGACGAGGTGGAGCGGACGGCGTAcatggcgccgtcggtgaCGAGCAAGGCCCCAACGCTGTGGATCCCgcgagacggcgcgggcgtgtcgCGGCAGGAGGTTGCGCTAACGAGCAAGGTGATTCCCATctcggacgagggcgccacGCTGGACGAGAAGAACAACATTGTGTGGGACACGGAGGGCGCGCGTCCGCCCATCTGGGACGAGAAGATCTACTACTAG